One part of the Pseudoalteromonas aliena SW19 genome encodes these proteins:
- a CDS encoding M13 family metallopeptidase, giving the protein MNKVTMAAASIALALGLVGCGEKQQEAKVTDTPVVTAPAEKPLELGIELANMDSSVRAQDDFYYHVNGQWLAKTEIPGDKSNYGSFSQLYDESQKAMKIALESAAANKAAEKGSDEYKIGAFYKSYMNQAARNELGITPLQPSIDTIDSVKSKADLTGLMAKVQKQGGSLPFGWFVNNDAKNSSEYALYLSQSGLGLPDRDYYLKDDEKFTKIRASYEQYITDILAKSGVKNAAEAAESVLAFEKTLADAQWSRVQSRDATKSYNKMTVADASKLMGDLDLAEFFKDAGVSANDIIVRQPSYLEALATIYKDTDLATWKNYLKFHFVSGYAELLSEDLVNLNFDFYSTTLRGVEEQAPLWKQAVDASNSVLGEILGKVYVKDNFPPEAKARMEELVDNVIKGYGVAIENLEWMSPETKLAAKEKLDKFTPKIGYPDTWKDYSELKINSDELVGNYIRYSEWAYADMIAKLGKPVDRSEWHMTPQTVNAYYNPVNNEIVFPAAILQPPFFNLEADDAVNYGAIGAVIGHELGHGFDDQGAKYDGDGNLRNWWSETDLKQFEERTAALVAQYNEYTPFEDASVNGELTLGENIGDLGGLTVAHKAYMLSLGEKKAPVIDGYTGDQRFFMGWSQIWRRNYRDEELRNRLLTDPHSPSHYRVIGILSNMPEFYEAFDVKEGDKMYIKPEDRVKIW; this is encoded by the coding sequence ATGAATAAAGTAACAATGGCCGCTGCGAGCATCGCGCTTGCACTTGGTTTAGTAGGTTGTGGTGAAAAACAACAAGAAGCTAAAGTAACCGACACTCCAGTAGTAACAGCGCCTGCTGAAAAACCACTAGAGCTTGGTATTGAACTCGCTAATATGGATAGTTCAGTTCGTGCACAAGACGATTTTTACTACCATGTAAATGGCCAGTGGTTAGCTAAAACTGAAATACCAGGTGATAAATCTAACTACGGTTCTTTTTCGCAGTTATATGATGAGTCGCAAAAAGCGATGAAAATAGCCCTTGAAAGTGCAGCCGCTAACAAAGCCGCTGAAAAAGGCAGCGATGAATATAAAATTGGTGCATTTTACAAAAGTTACATGAATCAAGCTGCTCGTAATGAGCTAGGTATTACGCCATTACAACCATCAATAGACACGATTGATAGCGTTAAATCTAAAGCAGATTTAACGGGCTTAATGGCTAAAGTTCAAAAACAAGGTGGTAGTTTACCGTTTGGTTGGTTTGTAAATAACGATGCTAAAAACTCAAGCGAGTATGCATTGTACTTATCTCAGTCGGGTCTTGGTTTACCAGATCGTGACTATTACTTAAAAGATGACGAAAAATTCACTAAAATTCGTGCATCTTATGAGCAATACATCACCGATATTTTAGCTAAGTCAGGCGTTAAGAATGCAGCAGAAGCAGCTGAGAGCGTGCTTGCATTTGAAAAAACATTAGCTGATGCTCAGTGGAGCCGTGTGCAAAGTCGTGATGCAACTAAATCTTATAACAAGATGACAGTAGCAGATGCTAGTAAACTGATGGGCGACCTTGATTTAGCCGAATTTTTTAAAGATGCAGGCGTGAGTGCAAATGACATTATTGTACGTCAACCAAGCTACTTAGAAGCACTTGCTACTATTTATAAAGACACTGATTTAGCAACGTGGAAAAACTACTTAAAATTTCATTTTGTAAGTGGTTATGCAGAGCTACTTAGTGAAGACTTAGTTAACCTTAACTTTGACTTTTACAGCACAACATTGCGTGGTGTAGAAGAGCAAGCACCTCTTTGGAAGCAAGCGGTTGATGCATCTAATAGTGTACTTGGTGAAATTTTAGGTAAGGTATACGTTAAAGATAACTTCCCGCCAGAAGCTAAAGCACGTATGGAAGAATTAGTTGATAACGTAATTAAAGGTTACGGTGTTGCTATTGAAAACCTTGAGTGGATGAGCCCTGAAACAAAGCTTGCAGCGAAAGAAAAGCTAGACAAATTCACACCTAAAATTGGTTATCCAGATACTTGGAAAGACTACTCTGAGCTAAAAATCAACTCAGATGAGCTAGTAGGTAACTACATTCGTTATAGCGAATGGGCTTACGCAGACATGATCGCAAAATTGGGCAAACCAGTTGATCGTTCTGAGTGGCACATGACTCCGCAAACGGTAAATGCGTATTACAATCCAGTAAACAACGAAATTGTATTTCCAGCCGCGATTTTACAACCGCCATTCTTTAATTTAGAAGCGGATGATGCAGTAAACTACGGTGCAATTGGCGCAGTAATTGGGCATGAGCTTGGTCATGGTTTTGACGACCAAGGTGCTAAATACGACGGTGATGGCAACTTACGTAACTGGTGGAGCGAGACTGATCTTAAGCAATTTGAAGAGCGTACAGCGGCTTTAGTTGCACAATACAATGAGTACACACCTTTTGAAGATGCGAGTGTTAATGGCGAGCTAACGCTTGGCGAAAACATTGGCGATTTAGGTGGCTTAACCGTTGCGCATAAAGCGTATATGCTATCTTTAGGTGAGAAAAAAGCCCCAGTGATTGATGGTTACACAGGCGATCAACGTTTCTTCATGGGTTGGTCACAAATTTGGCGTCGTAACTACCGCGATGAAGAGCTACGTAATCGTTTATTAACAGACCCTCATTCACCAAGCCACTACCGTGTAATCGGTATCTTGTCGAACATGCCTGAATTTTACGAAGCGTTTGACGTAAAAGAAGGCGACAAAATGTATATCAAACCAGAAGACCGTGTAAAAATTTGGTAA
- a CDS encoding DUF721 domain-containing protein, producing the protein MAKDRYAPKPLTDIMAGLNNRLSAYAGKSQALDTQQTLLKDFLGPKLGDKCRVSNYRDGTLMIEAVSAPIALRLNYLKMDMLSHFRAAGMAELGQIKITANPQATQRLSTANKSGSPTVTNSRKMSEQTADYLNAIAASAPPSLKEKLERLALHGKNKS; encoded by the coding sequence ATGGCTAAAGATAGATATGCACCAAAACCGCTAACCGATATTATGGCGGGGTTAAATAATCGTTTATCGGCTTATGCGGGCAAAAGCCAAGCACTTGATACACAGCAAACCTTATTAAAAGATTTTTTAGGCCCTAAATTGGGTGATAAATGCCGAGTTAGTAATTACCGAGACGGCACGCTAATGATAGAGGCGGTGTCGGCACCTATTGCGCTTAGACTTAATTACTTAAAAATGGATATGCTTTCGCATTTTAGAGCCGCTGGAATGGCAGAGCTCGGACAAATAAAAATCACTGCAAATCCTCAAGCGACTCAGCGATTAAGTACCGCGAACAAGTCGGGTAGTCCTACAGTTACCAATTCACGAAAAATGAGTGAGCAAACAGCGGATTACTTAAATGCGATAGCAGCTTCTGCACCTCCTTCTTTAAAAGAAAAGCTAGAACGTTTAGCGCTTCATGGAAAAAATAAAAGTTAG
- the pmbA gene encoding metalloprotease PmbA has product MKSQQNDPIYSQISQVKDAVAEVLEHAKKLGATAAEAAMSSTSGLSVSTRMGEVETIEFNQDGGLGISVYVGNNKGSASTADLNPKTLRTVVEKAIDIAKFTSDDPFNGVADKELLEFNPKDLDLYHPWDVSPEEGIELCHAAEQAALNADERIVNSDGASFSSHQGLRVYGNSHGLITGFPRTRHSISTMVIGQDGEHMQRDSAYTVARDQAGLNDAAAVGLEAAAETLAKLNSQKLGTMKVPVVFRADIANSLFGHLVSAIGGGALYRKSSFLLDSLGTQVFSNCVNIAERPHILKGLASSPFDSEGVKTFDREIIQGGELQTYLLASYAARKMNMKPTGHAGGIHNWLVEQTHNDLTALLKTMGTGLLVTELMGQGVNTVTGDYSRGAAGFWIENGEIQYPVSEITIAGNLKDMFKGISAIGGDIERRGGIQTGSVLIEQMQIAGA; this is encoded by the coding sequence ATGAAAAGCCAACAAAACGATCCAATTTATTCGCAAATATCGCAAGTTAAAGATGCGGTAGCAGAAGTACTCGAACATGCTAAAAAATTAGGCGCGACAGCTGCAGAAGCGGCCATGTCTAGTACGTCTGGTTTATCGGTTAGTACACGAATGGGTGAAGTAGAAACCATTGAGTTTAACCAAGATGGCGGCTTAGGCATTAGCGTATATGTTGGTAATAATAAAGGCTCGGCGTCGACGGCTGATTTAAATCCAAAAACATTACGCACGGTAGTCGAAAAAGCGATTGATATAGCCAAATTTACATCGGATGACCCATTCAATGGCGTTGCTGATAAAGAGTTACTTGAATTTAATCCTAAAGATTTAGATTTATACCATCCTTGGGATGTAAGCCCAGAGGAAGGTATTGAGCTTTGTCATGCAGCTGAGCAGGCTGCATTAAATGCAGATGAGCGTATTGTTAATTCAGATGGCGCGAGTTTTTCATCGCACCAAGGGTTACGTGTGTACGGTAATAGCCATGGTTTGATAACGGGTTTTCCACGTACTCGTCATAGCATTAGCACTATGGTAATAGGTCAAGATGGCGAACACATGCAACGGGACTCTGCTTACACAGTGGCGCGCGATCAAGCGGGTTTAAATGATGCAGCAGCAGTGGGTCTTGAAGCCGCTGCTGAAACATTAGCCAAATTAAACAGCCAAAAGTTAGGCACAATGAAAGTGCCGGTTGTTTTTAGAGCAGACATTGCAAACTCATTGTTTGGTCACTTAGTGTCGGCCATTGGTGGTGGCGCGCTTTATCGTAAATCAAGTTTTTTACTTGATAGTTTGGGCACACAAGTATTTAGTAATTGCGTAAACATTGCAGAGCGTCCGCATATTTTGAAAGGCTTGGCATCGTCACCGTTTGATAGCGAAGGCGTTAAAACATTCGACAGAGAAATTATTCAAGGCGGCGAGTTACAAACTTATTTATTAGCAAGCTATGCCGCGCGTAAAATGAATATGAAGCCAACAGGCCATGCTGGCGGTATACATAACTGGCTTGTTGAGCAAACTCATAACGATTTAACTGCACTATTAAAAACCATGGGCACAGGCTTATTAGTAACCGAGCTAATGGGGCAGGGTGTAAATACAGTAACGGGTGATTACTCACGTGGTGCTGCTGGCTTTTGGATTGAAAATGGTGAAATTCAATATCCGGTAAGCGAAATTACCATTGCCGGTAATTTAAAAGACATGTTTAAAGGTATTTCTGCTATTGGTGGTGATATAGAACGTCGTGGTGGTATTCAAACTGGTTCAGTATTAATAGAGCAAATGCAAATAGCCGGCGCGTAG
- the yjgA gene encoding ribosome biogenesis factor YjgA, giving the protein MAKKKGKPAEIEEEIEYVSRTELKREAQEFHQLGTEIAKMGKKQRERLPLNDDLKAAMVVADKISNKSDAYRRHLNYIAKTLRTVENIDAIRAIIDVMLNKNNQAEVLVKKIEQLRSDLIEQGDDLINETIEQFPSLDRQQMRQLVRNAAKEAKAEKPGKGYKELFQYLKDAHTVTY; this is encoded by the coding sequence ATGGCAAAGAAAAAAGGCAAGCCTGCTGAAATTGAAGAAGAAATTGAATATGTATCAAGAACGGAGCTTAAGCGTGAAGCGCAAGAGTTTCATCAGTTAGGTACTGAAATTGCCAAAATGGGTAAAAAACAGCGCGAACGCCTACCATTAAATGATGATTTAAAAGCGGCCATGGTAGTCGCTGATAAAATTAGCAATAAAAGCGACGCGTACCGCCGTCACTTAAATTACATTGCTAAAACGTTGCGTACTGTAGAAAACATTGACGCTATTAGAGCGATTATCGATGTAATGCTTAATAAAAATAACCAAGCTGAAGTATTGGTCAAAAAAATTGAGCAACTACGTTCAGATTTAATTGAACAAGGCGATGACCTTATTAATGAGACGATTGAGCAGTTTCCGTCTCTTGATCGTCAACAAATGCGCCAATTAGTTCGTAATGCGGCAAAAGAAGCGAAAGCTGAAAAGCCAGGTAAAGGTTATAAAGAGTTATTCCAATATCTCAAAGATGCACATACCGTTACGTATTAG
- the hemN gene encoding oxygen-independent coproporphyrinogen III oxidase: protein MIKLPQWDQTLINKYNVSGPRYTSYPTALSLSDGYQQQDLLSAIESSNSRSLSLYIHIPFCSQLCYYCGCNKIITRHQSKADIYLDFLAKEIIAQAHLFKNYTVEQLHLGGGTPTFLTAKQMTRLIKLLEQHFNFTRTTERGIEIDPRSLADNMLVDLRMLGFNRVSFGIQDFNDDVQLAVNRPQNADTVKQLITQARELGFQSINADMIYGLPLQTPQSFKQTIKQLIELSPDRVSVFNYAHLPERFAAQRKIKDVDLPSAHNKLTMFKNTLEQMTQAGYQFIGMDHFAKIDNELAVAQNKGKLHRNFQGYTTHGNCDLLGLGVSSISQIGTAVLQNQKELKHYYHSVEIQNGCALNKGMHLTHDDVIRADAIKQLICQFELDIQAFSEKHTLVFNDYFKDALIALAPLIKDELLTITEHKISVTPRGNLFIRIICMCFDAHLQKQINTTRFSRVI from the coding sequence ATGATTAAACTTCCACAGTGGGATCAAACCCTAATAAACAAATATAATGTGTCTGGCCCCCGTTATACCTCGTATCCCACCGCTTTATCGCTGAGTGATGGGTATCAGCAGCAGGACTTACTAAGCGCGATAGAATCATCAAATAGTCGCTCACTCTCTTTGTATATTCATATTCCGTTTTGTAGCCAGCTTTGCTACTACTGTGGCTGCAATAAAATAATCACACGCCACCAATCTAAAGCAGATATTTATCTCGATTTTTTAGCAAAAGAAATTATTGCTCAGGCTCATTTATTTAAAAACTACACGGTTGAGCAATTACATTTAGGTGGCGGTACACCCACTTTTTTAACCGCAAAACAAATGACCCGTTTAATAAAGCTTTTAGAGCAGCACTTTAATTTTACGCGAACTACTGAACGCGGCATTGAAATAGACCCACGCTCACTTGCCGATAATATGCTTGTTGATTTAAGAATGCTTGGCTTTAATCGTGTCTCGTTTGGGATTCAAGACTTTAACGATGACGTACAGCTTGCTGTTAATCGCCCGCAAAATGCAGATACCGTTAAGCAATTAATTACACAAGCTCGCGAACTGGGGTTTCAATCTATTAATGCAGATATGATTTATGGGCTACCACTACAAACACCACAGAGCTTTAAACAAACTATAAAGCAACTTATTGAGTTAAGCCCTGACCGAGTATCGGTGTTTAACTATGCGCACTTACCAGAGCGCTTTGCCGCACAGCGAAAAATTAAAGATGTAGATTTACCCAGTGCACATAATAAACTCACCATGTTTAAAAATACGCTAGAACAAATGACGCAAGCAGGGTATCAGTTTATTGGTATGGACCACTTTGCAAAAATTGATAACGAACTAGCTGTTGCACAAAATAAAGGTAAGTTACACCGTAATTTTCAAGGTTACACAACCCATGGAAATTGTGATTTATTAGGCTTAGGTGTGTCATCAATTTCACAAATTGGCACTGCCGTCTTACAAAATCAAAAAGAATTAAAGCATTATTACCACAGCGTAGAAATACAAAACGGCTGTGCTCTTAATAAAGGTATGCACTTAACACATGACGATGTCATTCGTGCTGATGCAATTAAGCAGCTAATTTGCCAGTTTGAATTAGATATACAAGCGTTTAGCGAAAAACATACGCTTGTATTTAATGACTACTTTAAAGATGCGTTAATTGCGCTTGCACCGCTCATTAAAGATGAGTTGCTAACGATAACTGAGCATAAAATTAGCGTGACACCACGCGGTAACTTATTTATTCGTATTATTTGCATGTGCTTTGACGCTCATTTACAAAAACAAATTAACACAACGCGCTTTTCAAGAGTGATTTAG
- a CDS encoding DUF2489 domain-containing protein translates to MSTAIILALFLGAAIIAGLAFYAGQLLYKLNAQKKLIAKTQAEQKQKLEKSRLKRNAKLADSIHLIARAMNEEQCEFSEGCLRIWVLMSQYSFENEQDLTVKYPGIYKMYQVVKEMPTHDARKKYSKKEIFKLDKARWQAEETLKDEVKADCAKIIIEFKAAPGSDKVVFN, encoded by the coding sequence ATGAGTACTGCGATAATTTTGGCCTTGTTTTTAGGCGCTGCTATCATAGCTGGCTTGGCATTTTATGCGGGTCAGTTGCTGTATAAGTTAAATGCGCAAAAAAAGTTAATTGCCAAAACGCAGGCTGAACAAAAGCAAAAGCTTGAAAAGTCGCGTTTAAAACGAAACGCAAAACTAGCCGATAGTATTCATTTAATCGCACGTGCAATGAATGAAGAGCAGTGTGAGTTTTCTGAAGGCTGTTTACGCATTTGGGTACTTATGTCTCAATATAGCTTTGAGAACGAGCAAGATTTGACTGTTAAATATCCTGGTATTTATAAAATGTATCAGGTAGTTAAAGAAATGCCGACGCACGATGCACGTAAAAAATACTCTAAAAAAGAGATTTTTAAGCTAGATAAAGCTCGCTGGCAAGCTGAAGAAACACTTAAAGATGAGGTTAAGGCCGATTGCGCCAAAATTATCATCGAGTTTAAAGCCGCTCCAGGCAGCGATAAAGTGGTTTTTAATTAA
- the yihI gene encoding Der GTPase-activating protein YihI: MSRTKKSRKSPSNGPVRLSQDKLKEMRALKEQRVKKTKGAKPGSRNAPDALNDDSQNSQSGSRDKRIGSKKPVPLVATAVEPKVEMKRNLKPTIELKKVVQPEFTPEQELEALENDVRLLKLVERHEGGELLTGKDAKYFNSSIARHQVLCELLGLEDEDEPELEDDFIGEGNSNSDFDQYLSNDLANEWLDDEEDK, encoded by the coding sequence ATGAGTAGAACGAAAAAGTCACGCAAAAGCCCTTCAAATGGACCAGTACGTTTAAGCCAAGATAAGCTTAAAGAAATGCGTGCATTAAAAGAGCAGCGAGTTAAAAAAACCAAAGGTGCTAAGCCTGGTTCGCGTAATGCACCTGATGCATTAAATGACGATAGCCAAAATTCACAGTCAGGTTCTAGAGATAAGCGCATTGGTAGTAAAAAACCAGTGCCACTAGTTGCAACGGCTGTTGAACCAAAAGTAGAAATGAAACGTAACTTAAAGCCAACAATTGAGCTTAAAAAAGTTGTGCAACCTGAGTTTACACCAGAGCAAGAGCTTGAAGCGCTTGAAAACGATGTGCGTTTACTTAAATTAGTAGAGCGTCACGAAGGCGGTGAGCTATTAACGGGTAAAGATGCCAAGTACTTTAATAGCAGTATTGCTCGTCACCAGGTTTTATGCGAATTGTTAGGGCTTGAAGACGAAGATGAGCCAGAGCTTGAAGATGACTTTATTGGCGAAGGTAATTCAAACTCAGACTTTGATCAGTATCTATCAAATGATCTAGCAAATGAATGGCTAGATGATGAAGAAGACAAGTAA
- a CDS encoding c-type cytochrome, with amino-acid sequence MKKIALSLTILLGALSASNATAFDGDVNAGKEKSVTCAACHGPDGNAPINIYPKIAGQHPDYILKQLKDLKLGMTSGGKEGRMDPVMSAMAMPLSEQDMKDLSAYFSSMNMSEGVTPKDVVEVGEMLFKAGDAERGIPSCAACHGPRGNGSSLAKFPKISFQHPGYIKAQLEKFRDGTRHNDLNGMMGDIAKKLTDKDIEVLSQYLGGLH; translated from the coding sequence ATGAAAAAAATAGCACTATCTTTAACAATATTGCTTGGTGCGTTGTCAGCAAGCAACGCAACAGCATTTGATGGCGATGTAAACGCAGGTAAAGAAAAATCAGTAACGTGTGCGGCTTGTCACGGCCCAGACGGTAATGCACCGATTAACATTTACCCTAAAATTGCAGGTCAACACCCAGATTACATCCTTAAACAACTTAAGGATTTAAAATTAGGTATGACGTCAGGCGGCAAAGAAGGGCGTATGGATCCAGTAATGAGCGCAATGGCTATGCCACTTAGCGAGCAAGACATGAAAGATCTATCTGCTTATTTTTCTTCAATGAACATGTCTGAAGGTGTTACACCTAAAGATGTTGTTGAAGTTGGCGAAATGTTATTTAAAGCAGGCGATGCCGAACGAGGAATTCCGTCGTGTGCTGCATGTCATGGTCCACGTGGTAATGGCTCATCACTGGCTAAATTTCCAAAAATTTCTTTTCAGCATCCAGGATACATCAAAGCTCAGCTTGAAAAATTCCGTGATGGTACACGTCATAATGACCTAAATGGTATGATGGGCGATATAGCGAAGAAATTAACAGATAAAGACATTGAAGTGCTTTCTCAGTACTTAGGCGGTTTACACTAA
- the yihA gene encoding ribosome biogenesis GTP-binding protein YihA/YsxC produces the protein MLKSRIKYNTASFVTSAPDITKLPADTGIEVAFAGRSNAGKSSALNALTDQKLARTSKTPGRTQLINTFDLADVDDMRLIDLPGYGFAKVPIEMKKKWQKSLGEYLQKRQSLKGIVILMDIRHPLKDLDRDLINWAIGSEIPVLALLTKADKLKQGARKAQVLQVRRELSTLDGDITVHAFSSLKGTGLPEVAKKLDEWFLGPIIAVPPADKATEETNPDA, from the coding sequence GTGCTCAAATCTCGTATCAAATATAATACTGCGTCTTTCGTAACAAGCGCTCCAGACATTACTAAATTACCTGCTGATACGGGAATTGAAGTTGCGTTTGCCGGTCGCTCCAATGCAGGTAAGTCAAGTGCATTAAATGCATTAACAGATCAAAAACTAGCACGTACCAGTAAAACGCCTGGCCGTACTCAACTGATCAACACATTCGATTTAGCTGATGTTGACGATATGCGCCTTATCGATTTGCCAGGTTATGGTTTTGCTAAAGTGCCAATCGAAATGAAAAAGAAATGGCAAAAGTCGTTAGGTGAATATCTGCAAAAGCGCCAAAGCTTAAAAGGTATCGTTATTTTAATGGATATTCGTCATCCTTTAAAAGATCTAGACCGCGATTTAATTAACTGGGCAATTGGTAGTGAAATTCCAGTATTGGCGCTATTGACTAAAGCTGACAAACTTAAGCAAGGCGCACGTAAAGCGCAAGTACTGCAAGTTCGCCGTGAATTAAGTACGCTTGATGGGGATATAACAGTCCATGCATTTTCATCACTAAAAGGCACGGGCTTACCAGAAGTTGCTAAAAAGCTAGATGAATGGTTTTTGGGCCCTATCATAGCAGTGCCACCTGCAGATAAAGCGACTGAGGAAACTAATCCAGACGCTTAA
- a CDS encoding DUF1285 domain-containing protein encodes MISLSELSKQLSEPSKPFDSWQPTYCGELPIVINHEGKWFYEGSEITRLAMVKLFASVLCKEEELFYLKTPVEKITITVDDAPFIIVDWRFENTAQGQVLCCIDNVARLWLVSAQQPLYVKDYKGSKVPYLKLPNGCSARVARSVFYQWAEKAETDKLGYFIKSAGKQFYLS; translated from the coding sequence GTGATTTCTTTAAGTGAGCTTAGCAAGCAATTAAGCGAGCCAAGTAAACCTTTTGATAGTTGGCAGCCTACTTATTGTGGTGAGTTGCCAATTGTGATTAATCATGAAGGTAAATGGTTTTACGAAGGCAGCGAAATAACACGCCTCGCCATGGTAAAGCTATTTGCTTCTGTATTATGTAAAGAAGAAGAGCTGTTTTATTTAAAAACACCCGTCGAAAAAATAACAATAACGGTTGATGATGCACCGTTTATTATTGTTGATTGGCGTTTTGAAAATACAGCACAAGGGCAGGTTTTGTGTTGCATCGATAATGTGGCTAGGCTGTGGTTGGTGAGCGCTCAGCAGCCTTTGTATGTGAAAGATTATAAAGGCTCAAAAGTGCCTTATTTAAAGCTACCTAATGGGTGTAGTGCGCGTGTTGCGCGAAGCGTATTTTATCAGTGGGCTGAAAAAGCCGAGACTGATAAGCTCGGCTACTTTATTAAATCTGCTGGTAAACAGTTTTATTTATCGTAA
- a CDS encoding YceI family protein, protein MFKALAIAGLSLSSLVISNAAQANWQLVNDKSQLSFVSIKKDTVAESHHFTNLEGMLSDKGEFSVSIDLTSAETLIPIRNERLTTLLFEAAKFPNAVLTANLTKELSNIKKPGQYVLKGIKAELDFHGNKKPLVIDVLVNSTQNGDLTVSSFTPIIINSDDFGITEGVKQLQKLAGLPSIATAVPVTFAITLKKQ, encoded by the coding sequence ATGTTTAAAGCGTTAGCTATTGCAGGTTTATCGTTATCAAGTTTGGTTATTTCTAATGCCGCTCAAGCTAACTGGCAATTAGTAAATGATAAAAGTCAGTTGAGTTTTGTTTCGATTAAAAAAGATACCGTGGCTGAATCACACCATTTTACTAACCTCGAAGGTATGCTTTCAGATAAAGGTGAGTTTAGCGTTAGTATTGATTTAACATCAGCTGAAACCTTAATCCCCATTCGTAATGAACGTTTAACAACGTTATTATTTGAAGCGGCTAAATTTCCAAATGCCGTTTTAACGGCAAATTTAACTAAAGAGCTGAGTAATATTAAAAAGCCCGGTCAATATGTATTGAAGGGTATTAAAGCTGAGCTTGATTTTCATGGTAATAAAAAGCCATTAGTAATTGATGTACTGGTTAATAGTACGCAAAATGGAGATTTAACGGTGTCATCATTTACACCTATTATTATTAATAGCGATGATTTTGGTATAACGGAAGGTGTTAAACAGCTGCAGAAATTAGCGGGCTTACCTTCAATAGCAACAGCTGTGCCTGTTACGTTTGCAATTACACTTAAAAAGCAGTGA
- a CDS encoding lipase family alpha/beta hydrolase, whose protein sequence is MKKIFVLSICSLLFILSFAANAGYTQTKYPIVLTHGIMGFDDILGIDYFYRIPTNLSKDGARVYVTSVSSVNSSEQRGEQLLQQVEQIMALTGASKVNLIGHSQGAQSIRYVASVRPDIIASATSVGGVNFGSPVADVVRQGLIPGSKLEGVAKAAFNAFGGLIGLLSGNNGLPQNAVGALESLTTKGALAFNQKYPEGLPASQCDQGTMQASNGVYYFSWSGTRTLTNVFDPSDAPLAITSLLIPGDDDGLVSRCSSHLGYVLKDNYKMNHLDEVNQMIGFHHIFETDPLSVYRQHANRLKNMGL, encoded by the coding sequence ATGAAAAAAATATTTGTTCTATCTATTTGTAGCTTACTGTTTATTTTAAGCTTTGCAGCAAATGCAGGCTATACGCAAACTAAATATCCAATCGTTTTGACTCACGGAATAATGGGGTTTGACGACATCTTAGGTATTGATTACTTCTATCGTATTCCAACAAATCTAAGTAAAGATGGCGCTCGCGTTTATGTCACTTCAGTTTCTTCTGTAAATAGCTCAGAGCAGCGAGGTGAGCAATTACTGCAACAAGTCGAACAAATAATGGCATTAACGGGCGCGTCTAAAGTTAATCTAATTGGTCATAGCCAAGGCGCGCAAAGTATTCGTTATGTCGCTTCTGTTCGTCCTGATATTATTGCTTCGGCAACCAGTGTCGGTGGCGTAAATTTTGGAAGCCCTGTTGCTGATGTTGTTCGTCAAGGCCTAATTCCTGGTTCAAAACTTGAAGGCGTTGCAAAAGCTGCATTTAATGCCTTTGGTGGATTAATCGGACTACTATCAGGTAATAATGGATTACCACAAAATGCTGTTGGAGCACTTGAGAGCTTAACCACGAAAGGTGCACTTGCGTTTAATCAGAAATATCCTGAAGGTTTACCCGCATCTCAGTGCGACCAAGGCACAATGCAAGCAAGTAATGGCGTTTATTACTTTTCATGGAGCGGCACTCGCACACTCACTAATGTTTTTGATCCCTCAGATGCTCCATTAGCGATTACGTCATTACTCATTCCTGGGGATGATGATGGATTAGTCTCACGTTGTAGTAGCCACCTTGGCTATGTTTTAAAAGACAACTACAAAATGAATCACCTTGATGAAGTAAATCAGATGATTGGCTTTCATCATATTTTTGAAACCGATCCACTTAGCGTTTATCGCCAGCACGCAAACCGTCTAAAAAACATGGGTTTGTAA